The Penaeus vannamei isolate JL-2024 chromosome 16, ASM4276789v1, whole genome shotgun sequence genome includes a window with the following:
- the LOC113817885 gene encoding uncharacterized protein → MSNPCILCKTCKETNPDVVFHRFPRTKTRCQRWLNALQLDVLKNKTPRELYKSFRLCSNHFSSKNYLTGGHYPGLLGNACPDQNLDPDHLPLSTAAAENTTSEYKTPSNLLKDSDPDNLPLSTTVTENTTSEYNSTSNLPQDSGNKRRRKRKQCAPSQIQIIQEVVCHPTSHKDPSPWRYQEASASSSTLQSTAEDQRCSQRKRCAPSDIQIIQEVCHPTSHKGPRPWRYQEASASSSTLQSSAATCNSSYVPARARHQMVCKSNEHSHAEEHVGPFRFTDPIITIENKGGLQRTNLPLQRDSESDASETEETICEMVSQSTQTNTSAPNGTLHLSAPPSQAKTKETKVMNLPESEAKAVKFGQDEATSQKKETKDPVDTETSPVAHGTPGETTSGGSSGPSLDSFNLSPESSLGARNSLDGTNINNELTSESVQQIVIDGENLLEAGEPGSLIYSNSCESGDCEIKKASGGTVQRTYSGPVRRQVVKTKEGGKRTYVILNKASLKTLQKKGVCQQVKKNTGNGKPSNSWSSTTYSKTYLAPTQLQQNQEKKNDESTLGVLDSACQFSFQELVNSKFTETTEQFSLADSSVEPVLPLDVSPLYIPQQDEPLLNEPPIDEPPLDDPPLDEPPLDEPPLDEPPLDEPPLDEPPLDKPPLDKPPLDKPPLEEPPLDIPPIDVQIPPNPVISQSSETPYSSHTASVALGTPSSQGNQIPVVVTWSGTSVTDAQSFSFTIKLSDQMDKCAIVQNTAAKGSASKEIVLKGPRSLMTDPAEGSCNMNQQITSTTADQPDPQSDIGEGLCVDAGPSCSTTSKPQSRWNLSQTSGLCFPSEDEELSCDSPPPIDSSDPMEVSEGPSQSRMETVELPNRILGNDYPLNKEQIWRYDMGGSESNLDSAKSVQWVALPTESVTKTYNHSLSPKGTPISESTSQDLTNFYETAKQRLINRYKQLLNKHRQRYCQLLRKYKSLEKKCHLYHYIGTREQIVRDAKKYLAEEHILFLESQMFLRNRTGTGNRFSKKFIRFMMSLYERSSAGYRFLRTIFTIPSIKTIHKWQSRPYDILEESQKDPLEIVVDTHEVEMMSSDISSDTAHRQENLTVSYSMEAIQREFFPTTMHFRGEEESEEGESSCEISGSSDSEILDDVEYGVGDHEEEDMEEEEELEENAELSYGNYTYQ, encoded by the exons ATGTCGAACCCTTGCATTCTGTGCAAGACTTGCAAAGAAACGAATCCTGATGTCGTTTTCCATCGCTTTCCGAGGACCAAAACAAG ATGTCAAAGATGGCTAAATGCATTGCAGCTTGATGTCCTCAAAAACAAAACCCCACGAGAGTTGTACAAATCATTTCGACTGTGCAGCAACCATTTTTCATCAAAGAACTACCTGACAGGGGGGCATTACCCAGGATTACTAGGAAATGCCTGTCCAGACCAAAATCTTG ATCCAGATCATTTACCACTCTCCACAGCAGCTGCAGAGAATACAACTTCTGAATATAAAACCCCATCAAACTTGCTTAAGGATTCAG ACCCAGATAATTTACCACTCTCCACAACAGTTACAGAGAATACAACTTCTGAATATAACTCCACATCAAACTTGCCTCAGGATTCAG GGAACAAAAGGCGCAGGAAACGCAAACAATGTGCTCCATCTCAAATTCAGATTATTCAAGAAGTTGTCTGTCATCCCACATCTCATAAAGACCCTTCTCCCTGGCGCTACCAAGAAGCATCAGCATCCTCATCAACACTGCAGTCAACAGCAG AGGACCAAAGGTGTAGCCAACGCAAACGATGTGCTCCATCTGATATTCAGATTATTCAAGAAGTTTGTCATCCTACATCGCATAAAGGCCCTCGTCCCTGGCGCTACCAAGAAGCATCTGCATCCTCATCAACACTGCAGTCCTCAGCTG CTACCTGTAACTCATCCTATGTACCTGCAAGAGCAAGGCATCAGATGGTCTGCAAAAGTAATGAACACAGCCATGCTGAAGAACATGTTGGGCCTTTCCGTTTCACAGATCCCATTATAACAATTGAAAACAAAGGGGGCTTACAAAGAACAAACCTGCCATTACAAAGAGATTCAGAGTCAGATGCATCAGAAACTGAAGAGACAATTTGTGAAATGGTATCACAGTCTACTCAGACCAATACCTCAGCACCTAATGGAACCCTGCATTTATCTGCACCTCCCAGTCAAGCAAAAACTAAGGAGACCAAAGTCATGAATCTGCCAGAAAGTGAAGCAAAGGCAGTAAAATTCGGGCAGGATGAGGCTACTTCTCAGAAAAAAGAAACTAAGGACCCAGTTGATACTGAGACATCTCCTGTAGCACATGGCACACCAGGAGAAACCACCTCAGGAGGAAGCTCAGGCCCTAGCTTGGATAGTTTTAATTTGTCTCCTGAGTCTTCATTAGGGGCTAGAAACAGCTTAGATGGcactaatattaacaatgagtTGACTTCAGAGAGTGTTCAGCAAATTGTCATAGATGGTGAAAATCTCTTAGAAGCAGGTGAACCAG GCAGCCTTATATATAGCAACAGTTGTGAGAGTGGGGACTGTGAAATAAAAAAGGCTTCAGGAGGAACAGTGCAGCGGACTT ATTCAGGACCTGTTAGGCGGCAGGTAGTGAAGACCAAGGAAGGTGGTAAAAGAACCTACGTGATCTTAAACAAAGCTTCCCTAAAGACACTGCAAAAGAAGGGAGTCTGCCAGCAAGTGAAGAAAA ATACCGGGAATGGGAAGCCCTCAAATAGTTGGAGTAGTACAACATACTCAAAGACATACTTGGCACCCACTCAGCTGcaacaaaatcaagaaaagaaaaatgatgaatccACCTTAGGAGTCCTAGATTCTGCTTGCCAATTTTCATTTCAAGAACTAGTAAACAGTAAGTTTACTGAAACAACTGAACAATTCAGTCTAGCAGATTCTTCTGTAGAGCCTGTACTGCCACTAGATGTATCACCATTATACATACCACAGCAGGATGAACCACTATTAAATGAACCACCTATAGATGAACCACCATTAGACGATCCACCACTAGATGAACCACCACTAGACGAACCGCCACTAGACGAACCACCACTAGACGAACCACCACTAGACGAACCACCACTAGACAAACCACCACTAGACAAACCACCCCTAGACAAACCACCATTAGAAGAGCCACCACTAGACATACCACCAATAGATGTGCAGATTCCACCCAATCCTGTAATATCTCAAAGCTCAGAAACTCCTTACAGTTCTCACACAGCCTCAGTAGCCCTGGGCACACCATCTTCTCAAGGAAACCAAATCCCAGTTGTTGTTACATGGTCAGGTACAAGTGTCACAGATGCACAGTCATTTTCCTTTACCATCAAGTTGTCAGACCAAATGGATAAATGTGCAATTGTGCAAAACACCGCTGCCAAAGGATCTGCTTCAAAAGAAATAGTACTCAAAGGTCCGCGTTCCTTGATGACAGATCCAGCAGAAGGATCATGTAACATGAACCAGCAGATTACAAGCACTACTGCAGATCAGCCTGATCCTCAGAGTGATATTGGGGAGGGTTTATGTGTTGATGCAGGTCCATCATGCAGCACCACTTCAAAACCACAGTCCAGGTGGAATCTCAGTCAGACCTCAGGACTTTGTTTTCCCTCAGAGGATGAAGAGTTATCCTGTGATTCTCCACCACCTATAGATTCTTCAGATCCTATGGAAGTCTCAGAAGGTCCTAGTCAAAGCAGGATGGAAACAGTAGAACTGCCAAATAGAATTCTGGGAAATGATTATCCACTTAATAAAGAGCAGATATGGAGATACGACATGGGAGGAAGTGAGAGCAACTTAGATTCAGCAAAGAGTGTCCAGTGGGTTGCACTTCCAACAGAATCTGTTACTAAGACATATAATCACTCACTGTCTCCAAAAGGAACACCAATCTCTGAGAGTACTAGTCAAG ATTTGACAAATTTTTATGAAACCGCTAAGCAAAGGCTGATAAATAGGTACAAACAGTTATTAAATAAGCATCGGCAGCGATATTGCCAACTCCTCAGGAAATATAAGTCCCTAGAGAAGAAGTGccacctttatcattatattggTACTAGAGAACAGATTGTAAGGGATGCAAAGAAATACTTAGCAGAAGAGCATATCCTATTTTTAGAAAGCCAGATGTTTTTAAGAAATAGAACTGGAACAGGAAACAGATTTTCAAAGAAGTTCATAAGGTTTATGATGAGTCTTTATGAACGAAGTTCAGCTGGTTATAGGTTTCTGAGAACAATATTCACCATCCCTTCCATCAAAACCATTCATAAATGGCAGAGTCGACCTTATGACATTCTAGAAGAGAGTCAGAAGGATCCTCTTGAAATAGTAGTAGATACTCACGAGGTTGAGATGATGAGTAGTGATATATCCAGTGATACTGCACATAGGCAAGAAAATCTAACAGTTTCTTATAGCATGGAGGCCATTCAGAGGGAGTTCTTTCCCACAACCATGCACTTCAGAGGTGAAGAGGAGTCTGAGGAAGGGGAGTCATCGTGTGAAATCTCAGGCAGTTCGGATTCAGAAATATTAGATGATGTTGAATATGGTGTAGGTgatcatgaggaggaggatatggaggaggaagaagaactggAAGAAAATGCAGAGTTAAGTTATGGAAATTACACataccagtga